One window from the genome of Ailuropoda melanoleuca isolate Jingjing chromosome 5, ASM200744v2, whole genome shotgun sequence encodes:
- the ABCF1 gene encoding ATP-binding cassette sub-family F member 1 isoform X2 gives MPKGPKQQPPEPEWIGDGESTSPTDKVVKKGKKDKKTKKTFFEELAVEDKQAGEEEKVLKEKEQQQVQQKKKRDTRKGRRKKDVEDDGEEKELMERLKKLSVPASDEEDEVPAPIPRGGKKTKAGNVFAALIQDQSEDEEEEEKHPPKPAKLEKNRINKAVSEEQQPGLKGRKGKEEKSKGKAKPHNKFAALDNEEEQDEEEEITKEKEPSRQGKEKAKKAEQGSEEEEEEEGESKADDPYAHLSKKEKKKLKKQMEYERQVASLKAANAAENDFSVSQAEMSSRQAMLENASDIKLEKFSISAHGKELFVNADLYIVAGRRYGLVGPNGKGKTTLLKHIANRALSIPPNIDVLLCEQEVVADETPAVQAVLRADTKRLKLLEEEQRLQGQLEQGDDTAAERLEKVYEELRATGAAAAEAKARRILAGLGFDPEMQNRPTQKFSGGWRMRVSLARALFMEPTLLMLDEPTNHLDLNAVIWLNNYLQGWRKTLLIVSHDQGFLDDVCTDIIHLDAQRLHYYRGNYMTFKKMYQQKQKELLKQYEKQEKKLKELKAGGKSTKQAEKQTKEALTRKQQKCRRKNQDEESQEAPELLKRPKEYTVRFTFPDPPPLSPPVLGLHGVTFGYEGQKPLFKNLDFGIDMDSRICIVGPNGVGKSTLLLLLTGRLTPTRGEMRKNHRLKIGFFNQQYAEQLHMEETPTEYLQRGFNLPYQDARKCLGRFGLESHAHTIQICKLSGGQKARVVFAELACREPDVLILDEPTNNLDIESIDALGEAINEYKGAVIVVSHDARLITETNCQLWVVEEQSVSQIDGDFEDYKREVLEALGEVMVNRPRE, from the exons ATGCCGAAGGGACCCAAGCAGCAGCCGCCGGAACCCGAGTGGATCGGGGACGGAGAGAGTACGAGTCCCACAG ACAAAGTGgtaaagaaggggaagaaggacaaaaagaccaaaaagacG TTCTTTGAGGAGCTTGCCGTAGAAGATAAACAGGcgggggaagaagagaaggtgCTCAAGGAGAAGGAGCAACAACAGGTTCAG CAAAAAAAGAAACGAGACACCCGAAAAGGTCGGCGGAAGAAGGATGTGGAGGatgatggagaagagaaagagctcATGGAGCGTCTTAAGAAGCTCTCCGTGCCGGCCAGCGATGAGGAGGATGAGG TCCCTGCCCCCATACCCCGAGGAGGGAAGAAAACTAAG GCTGGTAATGTTTTTGCGGCCCTGATTCAAGATCAGagtgaggatgaggaggaagaagaaaaacacccTCCTAAGCCTGCCAAGCTGGAGAAGAATCGGATCAATAAG gcTGTATCTGAGGAACAACAGCCTGGGCTGAAgggcagaaagggaaaggaagagaagtcaAAGGGGAAGGCCAAG CCTCACAATAAATTTGCTGCTCTGGACAATGAGGAGGAGCaggatgaagaagaagaaataacaaaagaaaaggagcCATCCAGACAAGGGAAGGAGAAGGCCAAGAAGGCAGAGCAA GGTtcggaggaggaagaggaagaagaaggggagtcTAAGGCTGATGACCCTTACGCTCACCTTagcaaaaaggagaagaaaaagctaaagaaaCAG atGGAGTATGAGCGCCAGGTGGCTTCATTAAAAGCAGCCAATGCTGCTGAAAATGATTTCTCCGTGTCCCAAGCAGAGATGTCCTCCCGCCAAGCCATGTTAGAAAATGCATCTGACATTAAG CTGGAGAAGTTCAGCATCTCAGCCCACGGCAAGGAGCTGTTTGTCAACGCAGACCTGTACATTGTAGCTGGCCGCCGCTACGGGCTAGTGGGACCCAATGG CAAGGGCAAGACCACTCTTCTCAAGCACATCGCCAACCGGGCCTTGAGCATCCCTCCGAACATTGACGTGCTGCTGTGTGAGCAGG AGGTGGTAGCGGATGAGACGCCAGCCGTGCAGGCTGTTCTTCGAGCCGACACCAAGCGATTGAAGCTGCTGGAAGAGGAGCAACGGCTTCAGGGGCAGCTGGAGCAGGGAGACGACACAGCTGCTGAGAGGCTAGAGAAG gtgTATGAGGAATTGCGGGCGACCGGAGCAGCAGCTGCAGAGGCCAAAGCCCGGCGGATCCTGGCTGGTCTGGGCTTCGACCCTGAAATGCAGAATCGGCCCACACAGAAGTTCTCAGGGGGCTGGCGCATGCGTGTCTCTCTGGCTAG ggcgCTGTTCATGGAGCCTACGCTGCTGATGCTGGATGAGCCCACTAACCACCTGGACCTCAATGCTGTCATCTGGCTCAATAA CTACCTCCAGGGCTGGCGGAAGACATTGCTCATCGTCTCCCATGACCAGGGCTTCCTGGATGATGTCTGCACCGATATTATCCATCTCGATGCCCAGCGGCTCCATTACTATCGGGGCAATTACA TGACCTTCAAGAAGATGTATCAGCAGAAGCAGAAAGAACTGCTGAAGCAGTAtgagaagcaggagaaaaagctgaaggagctgaaggcaggtggcAAGTCCACCAAGCAGGCG GAAAAGCAAACCAAGGAAGCCCTGACTCGAAAGCAGCAGAAATGCAGGAGGAAAAACCAGGATGAGGAGTCACAGGAGGCTCCCGAGCTCCTGAAGCGCCCCAAGGAGTACACCGTGCGCTTCACTTTCCCTGACCCCCCGCCACTCAGCCCTCCTGTGCTGGGTCTGCACG gtgTGACGTTTGGTTATGAGGGGCAGAAACCACTCTTCAAGAATCTGGATTTTGGCATTGACATGGACTCAAGGA TCTGCATCGTGGGCCCTAATGGCGTGGGGAAAAGcaccctgctcctgctgctgACGGGCAGGCTGACACCG actcGTGGAGAAATGCGAAAGAACCACCGGCTG AAAATTGGCTTCTTCAATCAGCAGTACGCAGAGCAGCTGCACATGGAGGAGACGCCCACCGAGTACCTGCAGCGGGGTTTCAACCTGCCCTACCAGGATGCCCGCAAGTGCCTGGGCCGCTTTGGCCTCGAGAGTCACGCCCACACCATCCAGATCTGCAAACTCTCTG GTGGGCAAAAAGCCCGAGTTGTGTTTGCTGAGCTGGCTTGTCGGGAGCCTGATGTCCTCATCTTG GACGAACCCACCAATAACTTGGACATCGAGTCTATTGACGCTCTCGGGGAAGCCATCAATGAATACAAGGGCG CTGTGATTGTCGTCAGCCACGATGCCCGACTCATCACAGAAACCAACTGCCAGCTGTGGGTGGTCGAGGAGCAGAGTGTTAGCCAGATCGACGGCGACTTCGAGGACTATAAACGGGAAGTGTTGGAGGCCCTGGGTGAAGTCATGGTCAACAGACCACGAGAGTGA
- the ABCF1 gene encoding ATP-binding cassette sub-family F member 1 isoform X3, with the protein MPKGPKQQPPEPEWIGDGESTSPTDKVVKKGKKDKKTKKTFFEELAVEDKQAGEEEKVLKEKEQQQQQKKKRDTRKGRRKKDVEDDGEEKELMERLKKLSVPASDEEDEVPAPIPRGGKKTKAGNVFAALIQDQSEDEEEEEKHPPKPAKLEKNRINKAVSEEQQPGLKGRKGKEEKSKGKAKPHNKFAALDNEEEQDEEEEITKEKEPSRQGKEKAKKAEQGSEEEEEEEGESKADDPYAHLSKKEKKKLKKQMEYERQVASLKAANAAENDFSVSQAEMSSRQAMLENASDIKLEKFSISAHGKELFVNADLYIVAGRRYGLVGPNGKGKTTLLKHIANRALSIPPNIDVLLCEQEVVADETPAVQAVLRADTKRLKLLEEEQRLQGQLEQGDDTAAERLEKVYEELRATGAAAAEAKARRILAGLGFDPEMQNRPTQKFSGGWRMRVSLARALFMEPTLLMLDEPTNHLDLNAVIWLNNYLQGWRKTLLIVSHDQGFLDDVCTDIIHLDAQRLHYYRGNYMTFKKMYQQKQKELLKQYEKQEKKLKELKAGGKSTKQAEKQTKEALTRKQQKCRRKNQDEESQEAPELLKRPKEYTVRFTFPDPPPLSPPVLGLHGVTFGYEGQKPLFKNLDFGIDMDSRICIVGPNGVGKSTLLLLLTGRLTPTRGEMRKNHRLKIGFFNQQYAEQLHMEETPTEYLQRGFNLPYQDARKCLGRFGLESHAHTIQICKLSGGQKARVVFAELACREPDVLILDEPTNNLDIESIDALGEAINEYKGAVIVVSHDARLITETNCQLWVVEEQSVSQIDGDFEDYKREVLEALGEVMVNRPRE; encoded by the exons ATGCCGAAGGGACCCAAGCAGCAGCCGCCGGAACCCGAGTGGATCGGGGACGGAGAGAGTACGAGTCCCACAG ACAAAGTGgtaaagaaggggaagaaggacaaaaagaccaaaaagacG TTCTTTGAGGAGCTTGCCGTAGAAGATAAACAGGcgggggaagaagagaaggtgCTCAAGGAGAAGGAGCAACAACAG CAGCAAAAAAAGAAACGAGACACCCGAAAAGGTCGGCGGAAGAAGGATGTGGAGGatgatggagaagagaaagagctcATGGAGCGTCTTAAGAAGCTCTCCGTGCCGGCCAGCGATGAGGAGGATGAGG TCCCTGCCCCCATACCCCGAGGAGGGAAGAAAACTAAG GCTGGTAATGTTTTTGCGGCCCTGATTCAAGATCAGagtgaggatgaggaggaagaagaaaaacacccTCCTAAGCCTGCCAAGCTGGAGAAGAATCGGATCAATAAG gcTGTATCTGAGGAACAACAGCCTGGGCTGAAgggcagaaagggaaaggaagagaagtcaAAGGGGAAGGCCAAG CCTCACAATAAATTTGCTGCTCTGGACAATGAGGAGGAGCaggatgaagaagaagaaataacaaaagaaaaggagcCATCCAGACAAGGGAAGGAGAAGGCCAAGAAGGCAGAGCAA GGTtcggaggaggaagaggaagaagaaggggagtcTAAGGCTGATGACCCTTACGCTCACCTTagcaaaaaggagaagaaaaagctaaagaaaCAG atGGAGTATGAGCGCCAGGTGGCTTCATTAAAAGCAGCCAATGCTGCTGAAAATGATTTCTCCGTGTCCCAAGCAGAGATGTCCTCCCGCCAAGCCATGTTAGAAAATGCATCTGACATTAAG CTGGAGAAGTTCAGCATCTCAGCCCACGGCAAGGAGCTGTTTGTCAACGCAGACCTGTACATTGTAGCTGGCCGCCGCTACGGGCTAGTGGGACCCAATGG CAAGGGCAAGACCACTCTTCTCAAGCACATCGCCAACCGGGCCTTGAGCATCCCTCCGAACATTGACGTGCTGCTGTGTGAGCAGG AGGTGGTAGCGGATGAGACGCCAGCCGTGCAGGCTGTTCTTCGAGCCGACACCAAGCGATTGAAGCTGCTGGAAGAGGAGCAACGGCTTCAGGGGCAGCTGGAGCAGGGAGACGACACAGCTGCTGAGAGGCTAGAGAAG gtgTATGAGGAATTGCGGGCGACCGGAGCAGCAGCTGCAGAGGCCAAAGCCCGGCGGATCCTGGCTGGTCTGGGCTTCGACCCTGAAATGCAGAATCGGCCCACACAGAAGTTCTCAGGGGGCTGGCGCATGCGTGTCTCTCTGGCTAG ggcgCTGTTCATGGAGCCTACGCTGCTGATGCTGGATGAGCCCACTAACCACCTGGACCTCAATGCTGTCATCTGGCTCAATAA CTACCTCCAGGGCTGGCGGAAGACATTGCTCATCGTCTCCCATGACCAGGGCTTCCTGGATGATGTCTGCACCGATATTATCCATCTCGATGCCCAGCGGCTCCATTACTATCGGGGCAATTACA TGACCTTCAAGAAGATGTATCAGCAGAAGCAGAAAGAACTGCTGAAGCAGTAtgagaagcaggagaaaaagctgaaggagctgaaggcaggtggcAAGTCCACCAAGCAGGCG GAAAAGCAAACCAAGGAAGCCCTGACTCGAAAGCAGCAGAAATGCAGGAGGAAAAACCAGGATGAGGAGTCACAGGAGGCTCCCGAGCTCCTGAAGCGCCCCAAGGAGTACACCGTGCGCTTCACTTTCCCTGACCCCCCGCCACTCAGCCCTCCTGTGCTGGGTCTGCACG gtgTGACGTTTGGTTATGAGGGGCAGAAACCACTCTTCAAGAATCTGGATTTTGGCATTGACATGGACTCAAGGA TCTGCATCGTGGGCCCTAATGGCGTGGGGAAAAGcaccctgctcctgctgctgACGGGCAGGCTGACACCG actcGTGGAGAAATGCGAAAGAACCACCGGCTG AAAATTGGCTTCTTCAATCAGCAGTACGCAGAGCAGCTGCACATGGAGGAGACGCCCACCGAGTACCTGCAGCGGGGTTTCAACCTGCCCTACCAGGATGCCCGCAAGTGCCTGGGCCGCTTTGGCCTCGAGAGTCACGCCCACACCATCCAGATCTGCAAACTCTCTG GTGGGCAAAAAGCCCGAGTTGTGTTTGCTGAGCTGGCTTGTCGGGAGCCTGATGTCCTCATCTTG GACGAACCCACCAATAACTTGGACATCGAGTCTATTGACGCTCTCGGGGAAGCCATCAATGAATACAAGGGCG CTGTGATTGTCGTCAGCCACGATGCCCGACTCATCACAGAAACCAACTGCCAGCTGTGGGTGGTCGAGGAGCAGAGTGTTAGCCAGATCGACGGCGACTTCGAGGACTATAAACGGGAAGTGTTGGAGGCCCTGGGTGAAGTCATGGTCAACAGACCACGAGAGTGA
- the ABCF1 gene encoding ATP-binding cassette sub-family F member 1 isoform X1: MPKGPKQQPPEPEWIGDGESTSPTDKVVKKGKKDKKTKKTFFEELAVEDKQAGEEEKVLKEKEQQQVQQQKKKRDTRKGRRKKDVEDDGEEKELMERLKKLSVPASDEEDEVPAPIPRGGKKTKAGNVFAALIQDQSEDEEEEEKHPPKPAKLEKNRINKAVSEEQQPGLKGRKGKEEKSKGKAKPHNKFAALDNEEEQDEEEEITKEKEPSRQGKEKAKKAEQGSEEEEEEEGESKADDPYAHLSKKEKKKLKKQMEYERQVASLKAANAAENDFSVSQAEMSSRQAMLENASDIKLEKFSISAHGKELFVNADLYIVAGRRYGLVGPNGKGKTTLLKHIANRALSIPPNIDVLLCEQEVVADETPAVQAVLRADTKRLKLLEEEQRLQGQLEQGDDTAAERLEKVYEELRATGAAAAEAKARRILAGLGFDPEMQNRPTQKFSGGWRMRVSLARALFMEPTLLMLDEPTNHLDLNAVIWLNNYLQGWRKTLLIVSHDQGFLDDVCTDIIHLDAQRLHYYRGNYMTFKKMYQQKQKELLKQYEKQEKKLKELKAGGKSTKQAEKQTKEALTRKQQKCRRKNQDEESQEAPELLKRPKEYTVRFTFPDPPPLSPPVLGLHGVTFGYEGQKPLFKNLDFGIDMDSRICIVGPNGVGKSTLLLLLTGRLTPTRGEMRKNHRLKIGFFNQQYAEQLHMEETPTEYLQRGFNLPYQDARKCLGRFGLESHAHTIQICKLSGGQKARVVFAELACREPDVLILDEPTNNLDIESIDALGEAINEYKGAVIVVSHDARLITETNCQLWVVEEQSVSQIDGDFEDYKREVLEALGEVMVNRPRE, translated from the exons ATGCCGAAGGGACCCAAGCAGCAGCCGCCGGAACCCGAGTGGATCGGGGACGGAGAGAGTACGAGTCCCACAG ACAAAGTGgtaaagaaggggaagaaggacaaaaagaccaaaaagacG TTCTTTGAGGAGCTTGCCGTAGAAGATAAACAGGcgggggaagaagagaaggtgCTCAAGGAGAAGGAGCAACAACAGGTTCAG CAGCAAAAAAAGAAACGAGACACCCGAAAAGGTCGGCGGAAGAAGGATGTGGAGGatgatggagaagagaaagagctcATGGAGCGTCTTAAGAAGCTCTCCGTGCCGGCCAGCGATGAGGAGGATGAGG TCCCTGCCCCCATACCCCGAGGAGGGAAGAAAACTAAG GCTGGTAATGTTTTTGCGGCCCTGATTCAAGATCAGagtgaggatgaggaggaagaagaaaaacacccTCCTAAGCCTGCCAAGCTGGAGAAGAATCGGATCAATAAG gcTGTATCTGAGGAACAACAGCCTGGGCTGAAgggcagaaagggaaaggaagagaagtcaAAGGGGAAGGCCAAG CCTCACAATAAATTTGCTGCTCTGGACAATGAGGAGGAGCaggatgaagaagaagaaataacaaaagaaaaggagcCATCCAGACAAGGGAAGGAGAAGGCCAAGAAGGCAGAGCAA GGTtcggaggaggaagaggaagaagaaggggagtcTAAGGCTGATGACCCTTACGCTCACCTTagcaaaaaggagaagaaaaagctaaagaaaCAG atGGAGTATGAGCGCCAGGTGGCTTCATTAAAAGCAGCCAATGCTGCTGAAAATGATTTCTCCGTGTCCCAAGCAGAGATGTCCTCCCGCCAAGCCATGTTAGAAAATGCATCTGACATTAAG CTGGAGAAGTTCAGCATCTCAGCCCACGGCAAGGAGCTGTTTGTCAACGCAGACCTGTACATTGTAGCTGGCCGCCGCTACGGGCTAGTGGGACCCAATGG CAAGGGCAAGACCACTCTTCTCAAGCACATCGCCAACCGGGCCTTGAGCATCCCTCCGAACATTGACGTGCTGCTGTGTGAGCAGG AGGTGGTAGCGGATGAGACGCCAGCCGTGCAGGCTGTTCTTCGAGCCGACACCAAGCGATTGAAGCTGCTGGAAGAGGAGCAACGGCTTCAGGGGCAGCTGGAGCAGGGAGACGACACAGCTGCTGAGAGGCTAGAGAAG gtgTATGAGGAATTGCGGGCGACCGGAGCAGCAGCTGCAGAGGCCAAAGCCCGGCGGATCCTGGCTGGTCTGGGCTTCGACCCTGAAATGCAGAATCGGCCCACACAGAAGTTCTCAGGGGGCTGGCGCATGCGTGTCTCTCTGGCTAG ggcgCTGTTCATGGAGCCTACGCTGCTGATGCTGGATGAGCCCACTAACCACCTGGACCTCAATGCTGTCATCTGGCTCAATAA CTACCTCCAGGGCTGGCGGAAGACATTGCTCATCGTCTCCCATGACCAGGGCTTCCTGGATGATGTCTGCACCGATATTATCCATCTCGATGCCCAGCGGCTCCATTACTATCGGGGCAATTACA TGACCTTCAAGAAGATGTATCAGCAGAAGCAGAAAGAACTGCTGAAGCAGTAtgagaagcaggagaaaaagctgaaggagctgaaggcaggtggcAAGTCCACCAAGCAGGCG GAAAAGCAAACCAAGGAAGCCCTGACTCGAAAGCAGCAGAAATGCAGGAGGAAAAACCAGGATGAGGAGTCACAGGAGGCTCCCGAGCTCCTGAAGCGCCCCAAGGAGTACACCGTGCGCTTCACTTTCCCTGACCCCCCGCCACTCAGCCCTCCTGTGCTGGGTCTGCACG gtgTGACGTTTGGTTATGAGGGGCAGAAACCACTCTTCAAGAATCTGGATTTTGGCATTGACATGGACTCAAGGA TCTGCATCGTGGGCCCTAATGGCGTGGGGAAAAGcaccctgctcctgctgctgACGGGCAGGCTGACACCG actcGTGGAGAAATGCGAAAGAACCACCGGCTG AAAATTGGCTTCTTCAATCAGCAGTACGCAGAGCAGCTGCACATGGAGGAGACGCCCACCGAGTACCTGCAGCGGGGTTTCAACCTGCCCTACCAGGATGCCCGCAAGTGCCTGGGCCGCTTTGGCCTCGAGAGTCACGCCCACACCATCCAGATCTGCAAACTCTCTG GTGGGCAAAAAGCCCGAGTTGTGTTTGCTGAGCTGGCTTGTCGGGAGCCTGATGTCCTCATCTTG GACGAACCCACCAATAACTTGGACATCGAGTCTATTGACGCTCTCGGGGAAGCCATCAATGAATACAAGGGCG CTGTGATTGTCGTCAGCCACGATGCCCGACTCATCACAGAAACCAACTGCCAGCTGTGGGTGGTCGAGGAGCAGAGTGTTAGCCAGATCGACGGCGACTTCGAGGACTATAAACGGGAAGTGTTGGAGGCCCTGGGTGAAGTCATGGTCAACAGACCACGAGAGTGA
- the ABCF1 gene encoding ATP-binding cassette sub-family F member 1 isoform X4: MPKGPKQQPPEPEWIGDGESTSPTDKVVKKGKKDKKTKKTFFEELAVEDKQAGEEEKVLKEKEQQQQKKKRDTRKGRRKKDVEDDGEEKELMERLKKLSVPASDEEDEVPAPIPRGGKKTKAGNVFAALIQDQSEDEEEEEKHPPKPAKLEKNRINKAVSEEQQPGLKGRKGKEEKSKGKAKPHNKFAALDNEEEQDEEEEITKEKEPSRQGKEKAKKAEQGSEEEEEEEGESKADDPYAHLSKKEKKKLKKQMEYERQVASLKAANAAENDFSVSQAEMSSRQAMLENASDIKLEKFSISAHGKELFVNADLYIVAGRRYGLVGPNGKGKTTLLKHIANRALSIPPNIDVLLCEQEVVADETPAVQAVLRADTKRLKLLEEEQRLQGQLEQGDDTAAERLEKVYEELRATGAAAAEAKARRILAGLGFDPEMQNRPTQKFSGGWRMRVSLARALFMEPTLLMLDEPTNHLDLNAVIWLNNYLQGWRKTLLIVSHDQGFLDDVCTDIIHLDAQRLHYYRGNYMTFKKMYQQKQKELLKQYEKQEKKLKELKAGGKSTKQAEKQTKEALTRKQQKCRRKNQDEESQEAPELLKRPKEYTVRFTFPDPPPLSPPVLGLHGVTFGYEGQKPLFKNLDFGIDMDSRICIVGPNGVGKSTLLLLLTGRLTPTRGEMRKNHRLKIGFFNQQYAEQLHMEETPTEYLQRGFNLPYQDARKCLGRFGLESHAHTIQICKLSGGQKARVVFAELACREPDVLILDEPTNNLDIESIDALGEAINEYKGAVIVVSHDARLITETNCQLWVVEEQSVSQIDGDFEDYKREVLEALGEVMVNRPRE, translated from the exons ATGCCGAAGGGACCCAAGCAGCAGCCGCCGGAACCCGAGTGGATCGGGGACGGAGAGAGTACGAGTCCCACAG ACAAAGTGgtaaagaaggggaagaaggacaaaaagaccaaaaagacG TTCTTTGAGGAGCTTGCCGTAGAAGATAAACAGGcgggggaagaagagaaggtgCTCAAGGAGAAGGAGCAACAACAG CAAAAAAAGAAACGAGACACCCGAAAAGGTCGGCGGAAGAAGGATGTGGAGGatgatggagaagagaaagagctcATGGAGCGTCTTAAGAAGCTCTCCGTGCCGGCCAGCGATGAGGAGGATGAGG TCCCTGCCCCCATACCCCGAGGAGGGAAGAAAACTAAG GCTGGTAATGTTTTTGCGGCCCTGATTCAAGATCAGagtgaggatgaggaggaagaagaaaaacacccTCCTAAGCCTGCCAAGCTGGAGAAGAATCGGATCAATAAG gcTGTATCTGAGGAACAACAGCCTGGGCTGAAgggcagaaagggaaaggaagagaagtcaAAGGGGAAGGCCAAG CCTCACAATAAATTTGCTGCTCTGGACAATGAGGAGGAGCaggatgaagaagaagaaataacaaaagaaaaggagcCATCCAGACAAGGGAAGGAGAAGGCCAAGAAGGCAGAGCAA GGTtcggaggaggaagaggaagaagaaggggagtcTAAGGCTGATGACCCTTACGCTCACCTTagcaaaaaggagaagaaaaagctaaagaaaCAG atGGAGTATGAGCGCCAGGTGGCTTCATTAAAAGCAGCCAATGCTGCTGAAAATGATTTCTCCGTGTCCCAAGCAGAGATGTCCTCCCGCCAAGCCATGTTAGAAAATGCATCTGACATTAAG CTGGAGAAGTTCAGCATCTCAGCCCACGGCAAGGAGCTGTTTGTCAACGCAGACCTGTACATTGTAGCTGGCCGCCGCTACGGGCTAGTGGGACCCAATGG CAAGGGCAAGACCACTCTTCTCAAGCACATCGCCAACCGGGCCTTGAGCATCCCTCCGAACATTGACGTGCTGCTGTGTGAGCAGG AGGTGGTAGCGGATGAGACGCCAGCCGTGCAGGCTGTTCTTCGAGCCGACACCAAGCGATTGAAGCTGCTGGAAGAGGAGCAACGGCTTCAGGGGCAGCTGGAGCAGGGAGACGACACAGCTGCTGAGAGGCTAGAGAAG gtgTATGAGGAATTGCGGGCGACCGGAGCAGCAGCTGCAGAGGCCAAAGCCCGGCGGATCCTGGCTGGTCTGGGCTTCGACCCTGAAATGCAGAATCGGCCCACACAGAAGTTCTCAGGGGGCTGGCGCATGCGTGTCTCTCTGGCTAG ggcgCTGTTCATGGAGCCTACGCTGCTGATGCTGGATGAGCCCACTAACCACCTGGACCTCAATGCTGTCATCTGGCTCAATAA CTACCTCCAGGGCTGGCGGAAGACATTGCTCATCGTCTCCCATGACCAGGGCTTCCTGGATGATGTCTGCACCGATATTATCCATCTCGATGCCCAGCGGCTCCATTACTATCGGGGCAATTACA TGACCTTCAAGAAGATGTATCAGCAGAAGCAGAAAGAACTGCTGAAGCAGTAtgagaagcaggagaaaaagctgaaggagctgaaggcaggtggcAAGTCCACCAAGCAGGCG GAAAAGCAAACCAAGGAAGCCCTGACTCGAAAGCAGCAGAAATGCAGGAGGAAAAACCAGGATGAGGAGTCACAGGAGGCTCCCGAGCTCCTGAAGCGCCCCAAGGAGTACACCGTGCGCTTCACTTTCCCTGACCCCCCGCCACTCAGCCCTCCTGTGCTGGGTCTGCACG gtgTGACGTTTGGTTATGAGGGGCAGAAACCACTCTTCAAGAATCTGGATTTTGGCATTGACATGGACTCAAGGA TCTGCATCGTGGGCCCTAATGGCGTGGGGAAAAGcaccctgctcctgctgctgACGGGCAGGCTGACACCG actcGTGGAGAAATGCGAAAGAACCACCGGCTG AAAATTGGCTTCTTCAATCAGCAGTACGCAGAGCAGCTGCACATGGAGGAGACGCCCACCGAGTACCTGCAGCGGGGTTTCAACCTGCCCTACCAGGATGCCCGCAAGTGCCTGGGCCGCTTTGGCCTCGAGAGTCACGCCCACACCATCCAGATCTGCAAACTCTCTG GTGGGCAAAAAGCCCGAGTTGTGTTTGCTGAGCTGGCTTGTCGGGAGCCTGATGTCCTCATCTTG GACGAACCCACCAATAACTTGGACATCGAGTCTATTGACGCTCTCGGGGAAGCCATCAATGAATACAAGGGCG CTGTGATTGTCGTCAGCCACGATGCCCGACTCATCACAGAAACCAACTGCCAGCTGTGGGTGGTCGAGGAGCAGAGTGTTAGCCAGATCGACGGCGACTTCGAGGACTATAAACGGGAAGTGTTGGAGGCCCTGGGTGAAGTCATGGTCAACAGACCACGAGAGTGA